A single window of Deltaproteobacteria bacterium DNA harbors:
- a CDS encoding Cys-tRNA(Pro) deacylase: KELARAIGAKSVAPCSPEDAQRHSGYIVGGISPFGTRRPMPICMEGTILGLPKIHINGGRRGLLVGMSPGDLVRILSPTSVRVAT, encoded by the coding sequence CGAAGGAGCTCGCCCGGGCGATCGGCGCGAAGAGCGTGGCGCCATGCTCCCCGGAGGACGCCCAAAGGCACTCGGGGTACATCGTCGGGGGGATCTCGCCGTTCGGGACGAGGCGCCCGATGCCGATCTGCATGGAGGGGACGATTCTCGGCCTTCCGAAGATCCACATCAACGGCGGACGCCGCGGGCTCCTAGTGGGGATGAGCCCGGGGGACCTCGTCCGGATCCTTTCGCCGACCTCCGTCCGCGTGGCGACCTGA